Proteins encoded within one genomic window of Kibdelosporangium phytohabitans:
- a CDS encoding MarR family winged helix-turn-helix transcriptional regulator gives MTAPEPIAEDMVLLFAALSATTQAQVTATIAQAGFGDLRPSDGFLVQHLQHGPVSIGELADKLGITAQGVSKTVIEMERKGYVTRTASSGDQRRRLVELTSRGWEAIYASRRARAEVNRQLRASLGPGAPAFLDQIHHLAEATGAVTLLTERRLRP, from the coding sequence GTGACCGCTCCCGAGCCGATCGCCGAGGACATGGTGCTGCTCTTCGCCGCCCTGTCCGCGACCACCCAGGCGCAGGTGACGGCCACGATCGCCCAAGCGGGCTTCGGGGACTTGCGCCCTTCGGACGGATTCCTCGTCCAGCATCTGCAGCATGGCCCTGTGTCAATCGGCGAGCTGGCGGACAAACTGGGCATCACCGCGCAGGGCGTGTCCAAGACCGTCATCGAGATGGAGCGCAAGGGTTACGTCACCCGTACCGCGTCCTCGGGCGACCAACGCAGGAGGCTGGTCGAGCTCACTTCCCGGGGCTGGGAGGCGATCTACGCCAGCCGCCGCGCCCGCGCGGAAGTCAACCGGCAGCTGCGGGCGAGCCTCGGCCCCGGCGCACCCGCGTTCCTCGACCAGATCCACCACCTCGCCGAGGCCACCGGCGCCGTCACCCTGCTCACTGAACGTCGTCTGCGCCCGTGA
- a CDS encoding DUF899 family protein, with translation MTSALPGRPPIVDLATWQAARDELLVREKAHTREGDAIAAARRRLPMLEFDGTAEVVGPDGPVPFLDLFQGRDELMIYKHMWHDGAPHNGQCEGCTTVAWQLKDAVYLNARGVSFAIVTTGEWAEVAAFVEFMGYTQPWYSVRGVAEPVGGDMGYTACFLRDGDRTFLTYSTTGRGNEPISSSFGLLDMTPNGRGEAWEDNLEGHPATGNHACWYWRSDADGNATWGPASRPVPQWLRPGATPVQP, from the coding sequence ATGACGAGCGCGCTGCCCGGCCGCCCGCCCATTGTCGACCTGGCCACCTGGCAGGCGGCCCGCGACGAGCTCCTGGTCCGCGAGAAGGCCCACACCCGCGAGGGTGACGCCATCGCCGCGGCCCGCCGCCGGCTGCCGATGCTGGAGTTCGACGGGACCGCCGAAGTCGTCGGGCCCGACGGCCCCGTCCCGTTCCTCGACCTGTTCCAGGGCCGCGACGAGCTGATGATCTACAAGCACATGTGGCACGACGGCGCGCCGCACAACGGGCAGTGCGAGGGCTGCACCACCGTGGCCTGGCAGCTGAAAGACGCCGTCTACCTCAACGCCCGCGGTGTCTCGTTCGCCATCGTGACCACCGGCGAGTGGGCCGAGGTCGCTGCCTTCGTCGAGTTCATGGGCTACACCCAGCCCTGGTACTCGGTGCGTGGCGTGGCGGAGCCGGTCGGCGGCGACATGGGTTACACCGCCTGTTTCCTGCGGGACGGCGACCGCACGTTCCTCACGTACTCCACCACCGGCCGTGGCAACGAACCCATCAGTTCGAGCTTCGGCCTGCTGGACATGACGCCCAACGGCCGCGGCGAGGCATGGGAGGACAACCTCGAAGGGCACCCGGCCACCGGCAACCACGCCTGCTGGTACTGGCGCTCGGACGCCGACGGCAACGCCACGTGGGGCCCGGCCAGCCGTCCCGTGCCGCAGTGGCTCCGCCCTGGGGCGACACCTGTACAACCATGA
- a CDS encoding DoxX family protein has translation MRIKTDQLTTWTWVPNLVLRLTVGFMFFSGAIGKLGDTGRFAATLTESGIPLPHLTAAVLAVVELVAGLALMLGLFARIAALVLAVTMAGALISTIAPPLWDKYPDLWNFLSNFFYSPEWLLLGILAWLACAGAEGRGVVPQRGSAR, from the coding sequence GTGCGGATCAAGACCGACCAGCTGACCACGTGGACCTGGGTGCCGAACCTGGTGCTGCGGCTGACCGTCGGCTTCATGTTCTTCAGCGGGGCGATCGGCAAACTCGGCGACACCGGCAGGTTCGCCGCCACGCTGACCGAATCGGGAATCCCGTTGCCGCACCTGACCGCGGCTGTGCTGGCGGTCGTCGAACTGGTCGCGGGCCTGGCGCTGATGCTGGGCCTGTTCGCCCGGATCGCCGCGCTGGTCCTCGCGGTGACCATGGCGGGCGCGTTGATCAGCACGATCGCACCGCCGCTGTGGGACAAGTACCCGGACCTGTGGAACTTCCTGAGCAACTTCTTCTACTCGCCGGAATGGCTGCTGCTGGGCATCCTCGCCTGGCTGGCCTGTGCCGGCGCCGAAGGCAGGGGAGTCGTGCCGCAGCGGGGATCGGCGCGCTAG
- a CDS encoding 2OG-Fe(II) oxygenase, whose translation MRSVSSADWSALTDEVNTYGCALTPRILTAAQCESVAALYDDAAKFRSTIDMERYRFGAGQYRYFTSPAPKLVARLREAFYPHLLPIARDWAAKLGQPAPWPDELAEWLDMCHRAGQTKPTPILLRYGKGDWNALHRDLYGDLVFPLQVVIGLNVPNEDHTGGEFMLVEQRPRAQSRGMATLLPQGHGLVFTTRDRPVRSARGWSASPVRHGVSVVRSGIRHTLGLVFHDAA comes from the coding sequence ATGCGATCTGTGTCCTCAGCCGACTGGTCAGCGCTCACCGACGAGGTGAACACCTACGGGTGCGCGCTGACACCCCGGATCCTGACCGCCGCGCAGTGCGAGTCGGTCGCGGCGCTGTACGACGACGCCGCGAAGTTCCGGTCCACAATAGACATGGAGCGCTACCGGTTCGGTGCCGGGCAGTACCGGTACTTCACGTCCCCGGCCCCGAAACTGGTCGCGCGGCTGCGGGAGGCGTTCTACCCGCACCTGCTGCCGATCGCCCGCGACTGGGCCGCGAAACTCGGCCAGCCCGCGCCGTGGCCGGACGAGCTGGCCGAGTGGCTGGACATGTGCCACCGGGCAGGGCAGACCAAACCGACGCCGATCCTGTTGCGCTACGGGAAAGGCGACTGGAACGCGCTGCACCGCGACCTGTACGGCGACCTGGTTTTCCCGCTGCAGGTGGTGATCGGCTTGAACGTGCCGAACGAGGATCACACCGGCGGCGAGTTCATGCTCGTCGAGCAGCGGCCACGCGCCCAATCCCGTGGCATGGCGACACTTCTCCCGCAGGGCCACGGTTTGGTGTTCACCACCAGGGACCGTCCGGTCCGCTCGGCCCGTGGCTGGTCGGCCTCACCGGTCCGGCACGGCGTGAGCGTGGTGCGCTCCGGCATCCGGCACACCCTCGGCCTGGTCTTCCACGACGCCGCCTGA
- a CDS encoding DUF4279 domain-containing protein, giving the protein MLTLQYSYFALRSEVLSARVIADRLRLEPDEVLVLGSRRPEHRIPRYHSWKLVRRGHESVDEQIQHIVDRLAPVRDNLIAVATDPEVVPVMQVVRYFHHEDGVEKPRDASAPGDPRPLGWNLSAEVLGFLAATGASLDVDEYDLGDE; this is encoded by the coding sequence ATGCTGACTCTGCAGTACAGCTATTTCGCGCTGAGAAGCGAGGTGCTTTCGGCGCGGGTCATCGCGGACCGGCTGCGACTGGAGCCGGACGAGGTCCTGGTGCTGGGCAGCAGGCGCCCCGAGCACCGGATCCCGCGATACCACTCGTGGAAGCTCGTGCGCCGCGGCCACGAGAGCGTGGACGAGCAGATCCAGCACATCGTCGACCGGCTGGCGCCGGTGCGCGACAACCTCATCGCGGTGGCCACCGACCCGGAGGTCGTCCCGGTGATGCAGGTGGTGCGTTACTTCCACCACGAGGACGGGGTCGAGAAGCCACGGGACGCGTCCGCACCGGGCGATCCGCGGCCGTTGGGCTGGAACCTGTCGGCGGAGGTCCTCGGTTTCCTCGCCGCGACCGGTGCTTCGCTGGACGTCGACGAATACGACCTCGGCGACGAGTGA
- a CDS encoding OAM dimerization domain-containing protein yields MSDKQKRHVRPYGDTTGDGMIQTSFTLPVPHGPRADGAALQLAGKMGMDPAMVVHSKPIGPDFTFFVVYGSVKHIVDLEEVRVVEREYPMLSPTEVNSTVKRNLRRKMVVVGGCIGTDAHTVGIDAILNIKGFAGEKGLEYYRELRVVNLGAQVSVPDLVKRSRTEKADAVLVSQVVTQRDAHILNTQEMSAAFREAMGDRRPLLIAGGPRFDPLMAGELGVDRVFGRGTTPGEVASFLVHALRQKTGAGV; encoded by the coding sequence ATGAGTGACAAGCAGAAGCGCCACGTCCGGCCCTACGGCGACACCACCGGCGACGGCATGATCCAGACGTCGTTCACCCTGCCCGTGCCGCACGGCCCGCGCGCCGACGGAGCCGCGTTGCAGCTTGCCGGCAAGATGGGCATGGACCCGGCCATGGTCGTGCACTCCAAGCCGATCGGCCCGGACTTCACGTTCTTCGTGGTCTACGGCTCGGTCAAGCACATCGTGGACCTCGAGGAGGTCCGCGTGGTGGAACGGGAATACCCGATGCTGTCCCCGACGGAGGTGAACTCGACGGTCAAGCGGAACCTGCGCCGCAAGATGGTCGTGGTCGGCGGCTGCATCGGCACGGACGCCCACACGGTCGGGATCGACGCGATCCTGAACATCAAGGGCTTCGCGGGGGAGAAGGGCCTGGAGTACTACCGCGAGCTGCGCGTGGTGAACCTCGGCGCCCAGGTCTCCGTGCCGGACCTGGTCAAACGGTCGCGCACGGAGAAGGCCGACGCGGTACTGGTGTCCCAGGTGGTCACGCAACGGGATGCGCATATCCTCAACACGCAGGAGATGTCGGCGGCGTTCCGCGAGGCGATGGGGGACAGGCGGCCGTTGCTGATCGCGGGCGGACCGCGTTTCGATCCGTTGATGGCGGGGGAACTGGGCGTGGATCGCGTCTTCGGTCGTGGAACGACTCCCGGTGAAGTGGCGAGCTTTTTGGTGCACGCGTTGCGGCAGAAGACAGGAGCGGGAGTTTGA
- a CDS encoding lysine 5,6-aminomutase subunit alpha codes for MAELLNLDPSVVAKARQLAARAGEPVIALAKAHTTVAVERATLRLAGITGADTAHRAGDVPWVNRVVDTIRDHCGLEHGSVLPAFHALREHGFASLTDLAEATAAGQVRYAVPTGRDAERAYKLARTAVGKGLRTVDRNRAQRDKLIGRFGDPAQRPWIYLIVATGDIDEDVIQAGNAARAGADIIAVIRSTGQSLLDYVPEGATHHGFAGTYATQENFRIMRAALDDVSKEVGRYIRLTNYASGLCMPEIAVLGGLQRLDMMLNDSMYGILFRDINPIRTFVDQRFSRQVHARAGIIINTGEDNYLTTADAVDAAHTVTVSQLLNEHFAHEAGLPDPLLGLGHAFEINPDIPDSFRMELAHALLARELFPDAPLKWMPPTKHMTGDVFNGHLLDGFFNLAGVLTGQSILLVGMMTEAVVTPFLSDRDLALANVRYVLNAAGSLREDFRPAPDGFIVKRAHQVLGEAVDLLERIVGDGLLNAIADGTFGLMKRPPAGGKGADGVIEKTTGYRNPAADLLEEGPHE; via the coding sequence ATGGCTGAACTGCTGAACCTCGACCCCAGTGTCGTGGCCAAGGCTCGGCAGCTCGCGGCACGCGCGGGCGAACCGGTGATCGCGCTGGCCAAAGCGCACACGACGGTCGCGGTCGAACGCGCGACACTGCGCCTCGCGGGCATCACCGGCGCGGACACCGCGCACCGCGCCGGGGACGTGCCGTGGGTGAACCGGGTCGTCGACACCATCCGCGACCACTGCGGCCTGGAACACGGCTCGGTGCTGCCCGCGTTCCACGCGTTGCGGGAACACGGGTTCGCGTCGCTGACCGACCTGGCCGAGGCGACCGCGGCCGGGCAGGTGCGGTACGCCGTCCCCACCGGCCGTGACGCCGAACGCGCCTACAAGCTGGCCCGTACCGCGGTCGGCAAAGGCCTCAGGACCGTCGACCGCAACCGGGCCCAGCGCGACAAGCTGATCGGCCGCTTCGGCGATCCCGCGCAACGGCCGTGGATCTACCTGATCGTCGCCACCGGCGACATCGACGAGGACGTGATCCAGGCCGGCAACGCCGCACGCGCGGGCGCCGACATCATCGCCGTGATCCGCTCGACCGGACAGTCCCTTTTGGACTACGTGCCGGAAGGCGCGACACACCACGGGTTCGCGGGCACGTACGCGACCCAGGAGAACTTCCGGATCATGCGCGCCGCGCTGGACGACGTGTCCAAAGAGGTCGGTCGATACATCCGGCTGACCAACTACGCCTCCGGGCTGTGCATGCCGGAGATCGCCGTGCTCGGCGGGCTGCAGCGGCTGGACATGATGCTCAACGACTCGATGTACGGCATCCTGTTCCGCGACATCAACCCGATCCGCACGTTCGTCGACCAGCGCTTCTCCCGCCAGGTGCACGCCCGCGCCGGGATCATCATCAACACCGGCGAGGACAACTACCTCACCACGGCCGACGCGGTCGACGCGGCGCACACGGTCACCGTGTCCCAGCTGCTCAACGAGCACTTCGCCCACGAGGCCGGGCTGCCGGACCCGTTGCTGGGCCTCGGCCACGCCTTCGAGATCAACCCGGACATCCCCGACTCGTTCCGGATGGAGCTCGCGCACGCGTTGCTGGCGCGGGAGCTGTTCCCGGACGCGCCGCTGAAGTGGATGCCGCCGACCAAGCACATGACCGGCGACGTGTTCAACGGGCACCTGCTCGACGGGTTCTTCAACCTCGCCGGTGTCCTCACCGGACAGTCGATCCTGCTCGTCGGGATGATGACCGAGGCCGTGGTCACCCCGTTCCTGTCCGACCGCGACCTGGCGCTGGCCAACGTGCGGTACGTGCTCAACGCCGCGGGCAGCCTGCGTGAGGACTTCCGGCCCGCACCGGACGGCTTCATCGTCAAACGCGCCCACCAGGTCCTCGGCGAAGCCGTCGACCTGCTCGAGCGGATCGTCGGCGACGGGCTGCTCAACGCCATCGCCGACGGCACGTTCGGGCTGATGAAACGCCCGCCGGCCGGCGGCAAGGGCGCCGACGGCGTGATCGAGAAGACCACCGGCTACCGCAACCCGGCCGCCGACCTGCTGGAGGAGGGTCCCCATGAGTGA
- a CDS encoding amidohydrolase, which translates to MTMLLLGGRIHATGVPDATAMAVQDGTVVWVGQDGPAKALYPDAEVVRLDGAFVAPAFVDPHVHATAAGLLLTGLDLTGCTSSADLLDALRTAEGDTVWGHGWDETAWPEGRPPTRAEIDAAAGGRLVYLSRIDVHSALVSSAAVGHAPDVAGAQGWDPVGPLSRDAHHRVRRVALRALSDQQRHAATRAFLRHAAARGVASVHECAGPEISGEQDLADVLAMGRADDMPDVVGYWGEIGAFGLARELGLRGLAGDLFVDGAIGSRTAALHEPYADAATTGHRYLDAGDIAEHLVECTIAEVQAGFHVIGDAAVSAVTDGFAKAAQTVGRDALAAARHRLEHVEMVTAEQAERLASWGVIASMQPMFDAAWGGQDGMYVRRLGERGTSLNPFSMLARSGVVLAFGSDAPVTPVDPWRSVQAAVHHKTPGSGVSARAAFTAHTRGGWRAAGVDDGVTGMLVPGAPATYAVWETGDLVVAGSDSRVKRWSTDPRSGVPGLPALDPGVELPTCVRTVLRGNTIFEKR; encoded by the coding sequence ATGACGATGTTGTTGCTGGGCGGGCGGATCCACGCCACGGGCGTGCCGGACGCCACCGCGATGGCGGTGCAGGACGGCACGGTGGTGTGGGTCGGCCAGGACGGCCCGGCGAAAGCCCTGTACCCGGACGCCGAGGTGGTCCGGCTCGACGGCGCCTTCGTGGCGCCCGCGTTCGTCGACCCGCACGTGCACGCCACCGCCGCGGGCCTGCTGCTCACGGGCCTGGACCTGACCGGCTGCACGTCGTCGGCGGACCTGCTCGACGCGCTGCGCACAGCGGAGGGGGACACGGTTTGGGGCCACGGCTGGGACGAGACAGCCTGGCCGGAAGGCAGGCCGCCGACACGAGCGGAAATCGACGCGGCAGCGGGCGGGAGGCTCGTCTACTTGTCGCGGATCGACGTGCACTCCGCACTGGTGTCGTCGGCGGCCGTGGGCCACGCGCCGGATGTGGCCGGCGCGCAAGGGTGGGATCCGGTCGGGCCGTTGTCCCGCGACGCCCATCACCGCGTCCGGCGCGTGGCCCTGCGTGCGTTGTCCGACCAGCAGCGCCACGCGGCGACGCGGGCGTTCCTGCGGCACGCCGCCGCCCGCGGCGTGGCCAGCGTGCACGAATGCGCGGGCCCGGAGATCTCCGGCGAACAGGACCTCGCCGACGTGCTGGCCATGGGCCGCGCCGACGACATGCCCGATGTCGTGGGCTACTGGGGCGAGATCGGCGCGTTCGGCCTCGCCCGTGAACTGGGCCTGCGTGGTCTGGCCGGTGACCTGTTCGTCGACGGCGCCATCGGCTCACGCACCGCCGCGCTGCACGAACCGTATGCGGACGCCGCCACGACCGGGCATCGCTACCTGGACGCGGGCGACATCGCCGAGCACCTGGTCGAGTGCACGATCGCCGAGGTGCAGGCGGGATTCCACGTGATCGGCGACGCGGCCGTGTCGGCGGTGACCGACGGGTTCGCCAAAGCGGCGCAGACCGTCGGCCGCGACGCGCTCGCGGCGGCCCGGCACCGCCTCGAACACGTCGAGATGGTCACCGCCGAGCAGGCCGAGCGGCTCGCGTCGTGGGGCGTGATCGCCTCGATGCAGCCGATGTTCGACGCCGCCTGGGGCGGCCAGGACGGGATGTACGTGCGGCGGCTGGGGGAGCGGGGCACCTCGCTGAACCCGTTCTCGATGCTGGCGCGCAGCGGCGTGGTCCTGGCTTTCGGGTCGGACGCGCCGGTGACGCCGGTGGACCCGTGGCGCTCGGTGCAGGCGGCTGTTCACCACAAGACACCCGGCTCCGGCGTGTCCGCTCGCGCCGCGTTCACCGCGCACACGCGCGGCGGCTGGCGCGCGGCGGGCGTGGACGACGGCGTGACCGGCATGCTCGTGCCCGGCGCCCCGGCCACGTACGCCGTGTGGGAGACCGGCGATCTCGTGGTCGCGGGCAGCGACAGCCGGGTCAAGCGCTGGTCCACCGATCCACGCTCGGGCGTACCCGGGCTGCCCGCGCTCGATCCGGGCGTCGAGCTGCCGACATGCGTGCGGACGGTACTCAGGGGAAACACGATCTTCGAAAAGAGGTAG